In Penicillium oxalicum strain HP7-1 chromosome I, whole genome shotgun sequence, a single window of DNA contains:
- a CDS encoding Acyl-CoA ligase inpC has translation MVFLPSQQYAPLDPIPDDVPICEFMLNEKYGRMPHAQSSDPFTCGLTGKSYSSREIVDRVDYIARGLAKEFGWAPNQGTEFDKTVGIFSVNTIDALPFFWGVHRLGGVVSPANAAYSAAELKHQILDSDAKALFTCVPLLSVALEGASLAGLPRNRVYLMDVPDAILGGAKVPTEFKTVNQLAEAGKSLPSLEPLKWGPGEGARRTAFLCYSSGTSGLPKGVMISHRNVIANTLQIKAFETRHRESQLPLKGQSVYSDVSIGLLPQSHIYALVVICHAGPYRGDQVIVLPKFDLNVYLSAIQKFKISCLFLVPPIIINMIRSQDICSKYDLSSVTTLFTGAAPLGMETALDFQKIYPNVVIRQGYGLTETSTVVSSTLPGDVVLGSSGCLLPGVEARIMTSEGKEVTDYDTPGELVVRSPSVVLGYLNNEKATKETFENGWMRTGDEAVVRKGPNGTEHVYIVDRIKELIKVKGLQVAPAELEAHLLSHPAVADCAVIAIPDDAAGEVPKAIVVKSPSAGSDEEAAEAIKKHVQDHKARHKWLKGGVRFMDTIPKSPSGKILRRLLRDQEKEARRKAGAKI, from the exons ATGGTGTTTTTACCCAGTCAACAATATGCACCTTTGGACCCAATTCCAGATGACGTCCCCATCTGCGAGTTCATGCTGAATGAGAAGTATGGACGTATGCCACACGCACAGTCGAGCGATCCATTCACCTGTGGCTTGACCGGCAAGTCCTACTCTTCCCGTGAGATTGTCGATCGGGTTGATTACATTGCGCGCGGTCTTGCAAAGGAATTCGGTTGGGCGCCTAATCAGGGCACTGAATTCGACAAGACCGTAGGCATCTTCAGCGTGAATACG ATCGACGCCCTCCCGTTCTTCTGGGGTGTCCACCGCTTGGGTGGTGTTGTGTCTCCTGCGAATGCGGCATACTCAGCTGCCGAGTTGAAACATCAAATCTTGGATTCTGACGCTAAGGCCCTCTTCACTTGCGTCCCCCTCCTGTCAGTTGCCTTAGAAGGAGCCTCTCTCGCCGGACTACCCAGAAATCGAGTCTACCTGATGGATGTACCAGACGCGATTCTGGGAGGCGCAAAAGTCCCGACCGAATTCAAAACAGTCAACCAGTTGGCCGAAGCTGGCAAGTCCCTTCCCTCATTGGAGCCCTTGAAGTGGGGCCCCGGCGAAGGAGCGCGGCGAACTGCATTCTTGTGCTACTCTAGTGGAACATCTGGACTTCCT AAAGGTGTCATGATTTCTCACCGCAACGTTATCGCGAACACATTGCAGATCAAGGCTTTCGAGACGCGTCACAGAGAGTCACAGCTGCCGCTTAAAGGACAGTCTGTGTATTCCGATGTTAGcattggccttcttccgcaGAGTCACATCTACGCATTGGTTGTCATCTGCCACGCTGGTCCCTACCGTGGAGATCAAGTAATCGTTCTACCCAAATTCGATCTCAACGTATACCTCAGTGCGATTCAGAAGTTCAAGATCAGTTGCTTGTTCTTG GTCCCCcctatcatcatcaacatgatcCGCAGCCAGGACATTTGTTCAAAGTATGACTTGAGCTCTGTGACGACACTCTTCACAGGCGCCGCGCCCTTAGGCATGGAGACGGCGCTTGATTTCCAGAAGATCTACCCGAACGTTGTCATTCGGCAAGGATACG GACTTACGGAAACATCGACCGTGGTCAGTTCTACGCTTCCCGGAGATGTAGTGCTGGGTTCCTCTGGCTGTTTGCTACCAGGCGTTGAGGCGCGCATTATGACTTCCGAAGGCAAAGAAGTCACGGACTATGACACGCCCGGCGAGCTTGTAGTGCGATCCCCAAGCGTGGTCCTCGGATATCTGAACAATGAAAAAGCCACTAAGGAGACCTTTGAAAACGGATGGATGCGCACTGGCGATGAGGCTGTTGTGCGCAAGGGGCCCAATGGGACCGAGCATGTCTACATCGTTGATCGTATCAAGGAGTTGATCAAGGTCAAA GGCCTCCAAGTCGCACCCGCCGAGCTGGAAGCACACCTCCTGAGTCACCCAGCCGTCGCAGACTGCGCTGTCATCGCTATTCCCGACGACGCAGCAGGCGAAGTTCCCAAGGCCATTGTCGTCAAATCGCCTTCCGCAGGCTCAGACGAAGAAGCCGCTGAAGCTATCAAGAAGCATGTCCAAGACCACAAAGCTCGGCACAAGTGGTTGAAGGGTGGTGTTCGATTCATGGACACGATCCCTAAGAGTCCGAGTGGAAAGATCTTGCGCCGTCTCCTGCGTGACCAAGAGAAGGAAGCCCGAAGAAAGGCTGGTGCTAAGATCTAA
- a CDS encoding putative GTPase-activating protein gives MMSISSFVQKASSLIDSANFAIPSLSSNDSSPSKAALFRQQFRLPDSQNPLQEITAELILPLPANSSSEPVDGSRRVDRPGNRYTGRLHLSERFICFSTQATSFLPSSTSSASTSWTGQTHGTGPSGNGFTLPLSSIRRVERLHSAREVFSLALTTWNGMLNKTQEPNFSPQRLILQLIGSRQACEKFCDCLKKGLREGMKEVDNLRSVVSDCYSEYLLSGTKAKDAADGEGRQPPDAGLGMLFRYPGDARKLRDRSKMRLWGEYFRENGRNATLVRQPTFHKLIRVGLPNRLRGEIWELTSGSMFLRIRSPKLYEETLTKFDGQESLAIDEIEKDLNRSLPEYPGFQSEEGIGRLRRVLTAYSWTNAEVGYCQAMNIVVAALLIYMSEAQAFFLLSVLCDRLLPGYYSTTMYGTLLDQKVFESLVEKTMPVLWEHLTKSDVQLSVVSLPWFLSLYINSMPLVFAFRVLDVFFLEGPKVLFQVGLAILRINGEELLDIQDDGSFISVLKSYFSRLDESAHPRSENPKLRAITRFQELMVVAFKEFSGITHSTVTEQREKHKDAVLNNIESFAKRTSIRNLGPESKRLSVDDLGTIYDRFYEILYQWQQQQKLAEEERQRNEKKRSQRQSVLGPPVDRQIGRVGLGPSPTHMNYDAFRDFMAATSKWAASDSPAPSRQDSSKSGSMRGNTKALLWANRRQAADHEFLQRLYRKWATDPEEGLSLQNVVNGLARLKGAPDIMNNINYFFDLYDDSGNGQVDREGILKMSEALLFLSRRGFEGTITATSSLEDVNSSRANDQAEQNRLTTDEKFLGSVSAFIRRCFEYADPSHADNQRAAFPADTEQMTEKLDAFAIGDDDDDEEDEGEEDLIDINHDGESKATQAQATTPKSPQTIQQRRPLSESANPALDPNNPLHITLPTFRMVVLADELLEQFFESYFPQSFHLSDHPHPASVAASSSLSSNLTTFSNIGRPSPPVGAGVSVAGASGGIVPPGKGLRGVLDNIVTDGIRMAAEVKKRMDEAQRDLERNALSHRDEDDDEDDEEDYPSHQGASAAVMAGGISSWGAGAYGPDPERRSVRDADRDLLEGAEADVISIRPTKDERSSGDSHGARPPVAQDTEVVSKVVEFES, from the exons ATGATGTCTATTTCGTCCTTCGTTCAGAAGGCTTCGTCGCTGATTGATTCGGCGAATTTCGCCATTCCTTCGCTCTCGTCAAACGACAGCAGTCCCTCCAAAGCTGCCCTCTTTCGTCAGCAGTTTCGTCTTCCCGACTCGCAAAATCCATTGCAAGAGATTACAGCCGAGTTGATCCTCCCGCTACCTGCCAATTCTTCTTCAGAGCCCGTGGATGGATCTCGCCGCGTCGACCGGCCAGGAAATCGCTACACCGGGCGTTTGCATCTGAGCGAGCGTTTCATTTGCTTTTCAACACAAGCGACTAGCTTCTTGCCATCGTCAACCTCGAGCGCGTCAACGAGTTGGACTGGACAGACACATGGAACAGGGCCCTCCGGCAACGGCTTCACCCTGCCACTCTCCTCGATCAGAAGGGTTGAAAGACTGCACAGCGCTCGGGAAGTGTTCTCCCTGGCATTGACTACCTGGAATGGCATGCTCAATAAGACACAAGAGCCCAACTTCTCCCCCCAACGGTTGATACTACAACTTATCGGAAGCAGACAAGCATGCGAAAAATTTTGTGACTGCCTAAAGAAGGGCCTGCGGGAGGGTATGAAAGAGGTCGATAATTTGCGAAGCGTCGTCTCAGATTGTTACTCGGAATATTTGCTTTCTGGGACGAAAGCGAAAGATGCCGCGGACGGCGAAGGTCGTCAGCCGCCTGATGCTGGGCTTGGCATGTTGTTCCGATATCCGGGGGACGCCCGGAAGCTGCGCGACCGTAGCAAGATGAGGCTTTGGGGGGAATACTTCCGAG AAAATGGAAGGAATGCTACGCTTGTACGACAACCAACGTTTCATAAACTCATCCGAGTTGGCTTGCCCAACCGTCTGCGAGGGGAGATATGGGAATTGACATCTGGGTCTATGTTCCTACGCATACGGTCGCCCAAGCTTTATGAAGAAACACTCACCAAATTCGACGGTCAAGAATCTTTAGCTAttgatgaaattgaaaaagacTTGAATCGCAGCCTGCCAGAATACCCAGGCTTTCAGAGTGAAGAGGGCATCGGCCGCTTACGGCGAGTCTTAACGGCATATAGCTGGACCAATGCTGAAGTTGGCTATTGCCAGGCCATGAACATTGTGGTCGCTGCACTGCTGAT ATACATGTCCGAGGCCCAggctttctttctcctctccgttCTTTGCGATCGCCTTCTCCCAGGCTACTACTCGACGACAATGTATGGGACGTTACTTGATCAAAAAGTCTTTGAGTCTCTGGTAGAAAAAACAATGCCCGTTCTTTGGGAACATCTCACCAAGTCTGACGTTCAACTTTCCGTTGTCTCTCTGCCCTGGTTCCTCTCCCTATACATCAACTCGATGCCTCTTGTCTTCGCTTTCAGGGTTCTTgatgtcttcttcttggagggACCCAAAGTGCTGTTCCAAGTCGGCCTTGCCATTCTTCGCATCAACGGCGAGGAGCTACTGGATATCCAAGACGATGGGTCTTTCATCTCCGTTTTGAAGTCTTATTTCTCCCGCCTCGATGAGTCGGCGCACCCAAGATCAGAGAATCCAAAATTGCGCGCCATTACCCGATTTCAAGAATTGATGGTGGTCGCTTTCAAAGAATTCTCTGGCATTACACACAGTACCGTCACCGAACAGCGCGAGAAGCACAAGGACGCAGTACTCAACAATATCGAAAGTTTCGCCAAGCGCACTTCAATACGCAACCTTGGTCCTGAAAGTAAGCGCCTGAGCGTCGACGACTTGGGTACTATCTATGATAGGTTCTACGAAATTCTTTATCAGTGgcaacaacaacagaaacttgcggaggaggagcgccAACGcaatgagaagaaaaggtcTCAGCGACAATCTGTTCTTGGGCCACCAGTGGACAGACAGATCGGACGTGTGGGCTTGGGACCTAGCCCTACTCACATGAATTACGATGCTTTCCGGGACTTTATGGCTGCGACTTCGAAATGGGCCGCATCTGATTCTCCTGCTCCGTCGAGGCAGGACTCGTCGAAATCAGGCAGCATGAGAGGCAACACAAAGGCTTTATTATGGGCTAATAGACGTCAAGCTGCCGACCATGAGTTCTTGCAACGGTTGTACCGCAAGTGGGCGACTGACCCCGAGGAAGGGTTGAGCCTGCAAAACGTCGTCAACGGCTTAGCCCGTTTGAAGGGTGCTCCAGACATCATGAACAATATCAATTACTTCTTCGATCTCTACGATGATTCTGGCAATGGGCAGGTCGACCGTGAAGGCATTCTCAAAATGTCAGAGGCGCTGCTGTTCCTGTCTCGCCGAGGATTTGAGGGTACTATCACAGCCACTTCTTCGTTGGAGGACGTCAACAGTTCTCGAGCCAACGATCAAGCTGAACAAAACAGATTGACGACCGACGAGAAGTTCCTTGGCAGTGTAAGCGCCTTTATTCGTCGATGTTTTGAGTATGCCGATCCCAGTCATGCGGACAATCAAAGAGCTGCCTTCCCGGCGGACACTGAGCAAATGACGGAGAAGCTTGATGCTTTTGCAATcggggatgatgatgatgatgaggaagacgaaggagaagaggatctTATCGATATCAATCACGATGGCGAGTCAAAGGCCACGCAGGCGCAAGCGACCACCCCCAAGTCTCCTCAAACAATTCAACAACGCCGACCACTCTCTGAGTCTGCAAATCCAGCTCTGGACCCAAATAACCCGCTACACATTACTCTCCCCACATTCCGAATGGTCGTCTTAGCTGATGAGCTTCTGGAACAATTCTTCGAGTCCTACTTCCCACAAtccttccatctctctgACCATCCACACCCCGCATCCGTTGCTGCATCGTCATCTCTTTCTTCCAACTTGACCACATTCTCTAATATCGGCCGTCCCTCACCTCCTGTTGGCGCAGGCGTCTCAGTTGCGGGCGCATCGGGCGGCATCGTACCACCTGGAAAGGGTCTTCGTGGTGTTCTCGACAACATCGTCACCGATGGCATTCGCATGGCAGCAgaggtcaagaagcgcaTGGACGAGGCGCAGCGTGACCTCGAACGGAACGCTTTGAGCCACcgtgatgaagatgacgacgaggatgatgaggaagattATCCTTCCCATCAAGGCGCGTCTGCCGCTGTCATGGCTGGTGGTATCTCCAGTTGGGGTGCCGGCGCATATGGTCCAGATCCCGAACGCCGTAGCGTCCGTGATGCAGATCGTGACCTCCTAGAAGGAGCCGAGGCCGATGTCATCAGCATCCGTCCTACCAAAGACGAAAGATCGAGTGGAGATAGTCATGGTGCACGGCCGCCGGTCGCTCAGGACACAGAAGTCGTAAGTAAGGTTGTGGAGTTTGAAAGTTAG
- a CDS encoding Peroxisomal 2,4-dienoyl-CoA reductase gives MSLAKTDYMSDTWKDGIFANKVVFCTGGAGTICSAQVRALVHLGANACIIGRNVEKTERAAKDIATARSGAKVIGIGAVDVRKYDDLKKAVDRCVKELGGIDFVIAGAAGNFLASIEQLSVNAFKSVMDIDVIGSYNTLKATLPHLIESGGKHRIDSETLKPAPGGTGGRIIFVSATLHYRGTPFQAHVSVAKAGIDALSNTVAIEYGPRGMTSNIIAPGPIGSTEGLDRLLPSDTKAAYTKAQPLGRVGHVRDIADATIYLFSDTGSYVTGQTLVVDGASWRMSAGSAGNGKVQYPDILLSGQEIANVTGKKASSKL, from the exons ATGTCTCTCGCGAAGACAGATTATATGAGCGATACCTGGAAAGACGGTATCTTTG CCAACAAGGTTGTCTTTTGCACAGGAGGTGCAGGAACTATTTGCAGTGCCCAAGTGCGTGCTCTAGTTCATCTTGGTGCCAATGCCTGCATCATCGGTCGCAATGTCGAAAAGACCGAACGTGCAGCCAAAGATATTGCCACGGCACGCTCCGGAGCCAAGGTCATCGGCATCGGTGCTGTTGATGTTCGCAAGTACGATGACCTGAAGAAGGCAGTTGATCGCTGTGTGAAAGAGCTCGGTGGCATTGACTTTGTGAT TGCTGGCGCTGCGGGCAACTTTCTTGCCTCGATCGAGCAGCTTTCAGTGAACGCATTCAAGTCAGTCATGGATATTGACGTGATCGGCTCTTATAACACGCTGAAGGCCACTCTACCTCACCTGATCGAGTCCGGCGGCAAGCATCGCATTGATTCAGAGACCC TCAAGCCAGCCCCTGGTGGTACGGGTGGTAGAATCATCTTCGTCAGTGCCACCCTTCACTATCGGGGCACACCGTTCCAGGCACACGTTTCCGTCGCCAAGGCTGGTATCGACGCTCTGTCTAATACCGTTGCCATCGAGTATGGACCTCGGGGCATGACTTCAAACATTATTGCTCCCGGTCCTATCGGTTCCACAGAG GGCTTGGACCGTCTCCTCCCATCTGATACCAAGGCGGCCTACACCAAGGCACAGCCGCTGGGTCGTGTTGGACACGTTCGTGATATTGCCGACGCGACCATCTACCTCTTCTCCGATACTGGCAGTTATGTCACAGGACAGACTTTGGTTG TGGATGGTGCCAGCTGGCGGATGTCCGCTGGTTCGGCGGGCAACGGCAAGGTCCAATACCCCGACATCCTTCTCTCTGGTCAAGAAATTGCCAACGTGACGGGCAAGAAGGCGAGCTCAAAGCTTTGA